GAATATCAATTTGTTCCAGCGTTGCCAGGCCATATGCATTTGCTTCCAGGTCATTCACTATGAAAACGGGGTGTTTTTCGAATTGAGCAGACAATTCCTCCGCATCGATTTCCCAGGGTACATTGGTGATCTTTGCCTTCCCTTCCTGAACGGGCCCGGCTACGCCAAGGCAAATACGATCCGGAAGGGCTTCGTTGCCGAGGAACTTTTTAATGATCGCATCAGGACCTTTAAAATCTTTTGTGGGGTATTTTTCTTCCTTTGTAAGGGCGAGCTTGCTGCCGTCGTATTTGTAAAGTGCCAGGTTTGATTTGGTACCGCCTATGTCAGCTGCAAGCAGGGTATGGGGTGGTTGGGTAGAAGGGCAGGAGTTGCCTGATGATATGCCAATGGGTATCATTCGTTTTTCTTTTTTTTACATAATTAAGTTAGTTTATTTTCATGGGATAGCAAACCACTACCGCTTATGAACAATATCAAATTGAGCATTGCTTTGTTACTTGTTGCTTTTAGCCCTGCCATTGCACAACAAAAGAGTAAGCTGGTTCCGGAAAACAGAACTATTTCTGCATTAAAAGAAAAGGCTGGTGTACACCTTTCTGCGGCCGAAGGATCAGGTATTGCCTGGGTAAAAGATGTCACATTTACAAATGGAACCATTGAAATAGATCTGAGAGGGAAAAATGTAAAACAAGGTTCTTTTATTGGTGTCGCTTTTCATGGTATATCAAAGGATGATTGTGAAGCCGTTTACTTCCGTCCTTTTAATTTTGTAGCTACAGATAGCCTGGCCAGTATGCACATGGTGCAATATGTGCAGGATACATTATATGGATGGGAGCGATTGAGGGATGAGCACCCCGGTGTGTATGAAAATAAACTGGCAACCCCTCCTGACCCTAATAACTGGTTTCATGTGAAGGTGGTGGTAGAAGGTACATCTATCAAAGCTTATGTGAATAACACCCTTTGTCTCTCCGTCACCTCATTGAATAAAAAGAATACCGGTAAGCTTGGCCTCTGGGTCGGCAATGGCTCCGACGGTGATTTCGCCAACTTAAAAATCAAACATAATTAAATTTTGTCAGCCGGCCGCAGGCCACGCATGCGCAAGAAAGTCGCTTCTGCCAAAGGCGGAAACGACTTTCTTGACAATTTAAACTTACGATTTAGAATTATTGTAACCTCTCTCTAACTTAAAATATATTCGCAATCAACTGCAAAGCCCCATACTTCTTCTCCGGGTTGAACATCGCCGTCGCTGAAACAGGAATATGGTATTTAAATATCGTCAAATCCCTGTTCACCGTAATCCCTGCATTTACCACGTTCGGATGGTTCCCATAAAAACTCTTATCCCCGCTAAAAGAAAATCCTCCTCCTACAAACGCATGTACATTATACACATCATCCGCAAACAACACCTGGTCCACCTGTACATAATGTGAATACGCATTCGCCAGACTACTATCTGCCTTGTAATACGTATCCCTGCCCAGCACAATCGTATTCCAGCTCAGTGTTAGGGGCAATTTCATCTGCTGGAATGTATAAGCAATCCCTACATCGACAAAATGTGAAGTCGTACCCTTTTTATAATCAAACAAATCAGCATTCGGATAATCGCTGAAGTTGTTAATATCCCAGATCGCCGCACTAAACCCTTTATTCATATACTTCACATAGTAATCAAACTCCTTATAATCACCTGTAAAACTCGCACCACCCCAGAATCCTGCCTGCCAATGCCCGTTCTTTGATTTGTAATACATATCCACATCAGAGATCGGTGCATTAGATACCT
This window of the Chitinophaga sancti genome carries:
- a CDS encoding family 16 glycoside hydrolase — its product is MNNIKLSIALLLVAFSPAIAQQKSKLVPENRTISALKEKAGVHLSAAEGSGIAWVKDVTFTNGTIEIDLRGKNVKQGSFIGVAFHGISKDDCEAVYFRPFNFVATDSLASMHMVQYVQDTLYGWERLRDEHPGVYENKLATPPDPNNWFHVKVVVEGTSIKAYVNNTLCLSVTSLNKKNTGKLGLWVGNGSDGDFANLKIKHN